The nucleotide sequence AGACTGCCGCATTCGACCGCTCTGCCATTTCTCCAGTATGTCACTATCATTTCTGATTGCGAGTGCAAATATAAGTTGCTTTTTTGGTTTTTAAAGCCTAATTCAATAAAAAAATAGGATTTTTTAGTTTTTATTTTTTAATTGTTTCATTTTCTATGATTTATGAAAAATAAAATTTTAAAAATAAAGTTTAATAGTTTACGTATTCAGTAATTTCAAGTCCATATCCAATCATTCCAACTCGTTTTCCTTGAACGGAATTGGAAACCAAACGTATTTTTGAAATATCAATGTCATGAAGTATTTGTGCACCAATACCAAAATCTTTACTATCGATAACAATTTTAGGAGCTTTCATTTCACCTGACTCTTGTAATGTTTTTAACTCAGTAAGTCGACTTAATAAATTTACGGCTTGCATGTCTTGATTGATGAATATAAATGCACCTTTTCCGTGGTCGTTAATTACCTTGAACATATCATCTAACTGCTGGTCTACATTATTTGTCAAAGTGCCCAATAGATCATTGTTTACTTGTGAAGAATGAATTCTAGTCAATATAGGATCACCCAAATTCCAAGTTCCTTTGGTTAAAGCAATATGAATTTGTTTGTTAGTAGTTTGTTGATAGGCTCTTAATCGGAAAGTTCCAAAACGCGTATGGATGTCAAAATCTTCTTTCTTGATAATAAGGCTATCGTGTTGCATTCTATAGGCTACTAAATCTTCGATAGATACTAATTTTAAATCGAATTTTTTTGCAACTTTGACCAATTGAGGAAGCCTTGCCATAGTTCCATCTTCATTTAAGATTTCACATATTACCCCCGCCGATTTAAAACCTGCTAATCTAGCGAAGTCAATTGCAGCTTCCGTATGACCTGTTCGTCTTAAAACTCCTCCTTGCTTAGCTACTAAAGGAAAAATATGTCCTGGTCGTGCTAAATCATGCGGTTTTGTATTTTGATCAACTAGAGCTAATGTAGTTTTAGCTCTGTCGGATGCTGATATACCTGTGGTTACTCCATTTCCTTTTAAATCTACAGAAACAGTGAAAGCTGTTTCCATATGGTCTGTGTTGTTGTTAACCATAACATGTAAACCTAGTTCCTTACAGCGGCTTTCGGTTAAAGGAGTACAAATTAACCCGCGGCCATGAGTAGCCATAAAATTGATCATTTCGGGTGTTACTTTTTCAGCAGCAGCTAGAAAATCACCTTCATTTTCTCTATCTTCATCATCAACAACAATGATAACTTTACCTTGTCGTATGTCTTCAATTGCTTCTTCAATAGTATTAAGTTGTATTTTATTTGAAACCATGTTTGGTGTTTATTTTTGTTTTTGAAAGAATTTTTTAAATATATTTTGAATAGGAGCTGTAATCACGTCTATATTGATTAATCCAATGTCATTGGTTGCTCTGTAGGTTAAAAATATGGCAAGAGGAGCGAGTATAAATGATGACATCCAAGCTCCTAAAAAAGGGGACAAGCCATCTTCTTGAGATATTCTTTTTCCAAAGGTATTGATAAAGTGAAAAGAGATGAAAATTAAAATCGCAAAAACAATAGGAAGTCCGAGACCACCTTTTCTAATAATAGCACCCAAAGGAGCACCTATAAAAAACATTAGAAAACAAGCAAAAGCAATTACAAATTTATCGTAATAGGCTAAAAAGTGATTGTTAATACTTTTTTGTTTGTTTTCTAAATTTGCTTTTGAAGCGTCTATATTATACCCAATGCTAACTAGATTGCTGCTAGCAGTAGTTAGAATATTCATTTTTTCACTATTTTTAAATAGAGATAATATGTCTTTAGGTATTTCCTTTAATTTTTTTATACTGTCTTTTACAGGGGGATTGATATTATTTTTTGAATTCATAAGATTTGTAATCCCTGTTTGAAGATTAATATTTTCTGTAAAAGAAACAACTTCAGTTTTCATGTTTTTTTGTAAAGAATCCAAAGTATAGTTTAGTTCATTTACAGTGAGCATGGTATTGGTGTTGGAAACGTTTTGCTCATTAGCATCGGCTTTGTTGAGTTGTGATAAATCGATGTTAATGGTGTATTTTTTAAATGAACTTTTAGCAAAAGGTAGTTTTAGTCTGTCTTCGTACCTTTTGGGAATAACATCTTCATAATAGTTTCCGTCATTTAAAACAAGTTTTAAAATACTAGATTGTTCATTACTTATTAATTCACCGTCTTTTGCTTTAATGACTATTTTACTTCCGTCACCCATTGAGGACTTTTTGTGAATGGTAATACCGGTTAAGCTATTTCCGTTTTCTCCAGATTTTTTGTTGACTTTAATATTGTAAATACCTACATCGCTAAACTGACCTTCGGTGATTGCCATGGCAGGCTTTACTTGAGCTATATTTTTTCGAAAATTGATAAATTTATATTCCGCATAAGGAATGACATTGTTTGCAAATAAAAAAGCAACAATACTGAGTAAGCAGATAAATATAGTAAGTGGTCGTAGCGCTCGTTGTAATGAGATACCCGACGATTTCATGGCGGCAAACTCATAATTTTCGGCTAAATTCCCAAAAGTCATGATTGATGCTAGCAATATTGATAAAGGTAGTACTAGAGGAACAATTCTAGGCATTGAAAACATCAAAAACTTTATAATCATTGCTATGTCTAGGTCTTTACCCGCTAATTCAGCAATAAATAACCAAATGGTTTGCAGTATGAATATGAAAAACAAGATTACAAATACCGTAGCAAATGTAATCAGGAATGTTTTTAATAAGTATTTGTCAAGTATTTTCACTTACCTTGTTTAGTCTAATTTATTGATGTAGTAATTTGGATATTTACTTTGTGCAAAGGTAAAATGATTTTTTGATAAAGGTTGGTTGGTTTTAAAAGAATTAACCGTTAAAGTGGTTTTTGTTCCTTTTTTACCTATTTCAATTAAATTATAGATGTGTTTCGTTTGCACATCAATTCCTAATAGAATTTCTTTTCTTTGGTCTTTGGTATTTGTAGGTACCAGTTTGATGTATTGAATTTTTCTCCCTCTAACGTCTTGTATGATATCCATTGAATAACGGTAACCACTATTAAAAAAGGTTAACATCTTTGATGGTGTAATCGCATTGTCGTCTTTTTCATTGAAGCTTGAAATGGTTACTTCTTCGTCTTCAGGTACAATAGTGTAGGTCTTTTTTCCGTCAAATATTTTTGTGATTCCCATGAAATTCAAAACATATTGATTGCCTTTCATGGTAACGTTTCCTTTGCTATCTTGATTGATGTTTTCTTTGGCGTTATTTAAGCAATATTTGAAATCGATAGCAATAGTGTTATAGCTTTTTACTTTGGCGGTAACTTGGTCTAAAAGTGCTTTCGCTTTTTTGTCTTGTGCTTGTAAAGAAATGCAGCTAAAAACGACAAACAAAATTGGAATAATTTTTTTTGTCATAATAGTAGCGAAATTCCCGTTGCTTTTTTGAATGTTAAGTTGCATGATGTTAACTGTTTTTTTCATTGTTTAAAAAGTGCTCCAGAGAAGTTAAATCTTGGATATTCACTGAACGTGCTTTACTCCCCTCAAAAGGGCCAACAATTCCAGCGGCTTCAAGTTGGTCAATCAAGCGACCTGCTCGGTTATACCCCAGTTTTAATTTTCTCTGTAATAAGGATGCAGAGCCTTGTTGTGCGCTTACAATAACTTCGGCTGCTTCTCGAAACAGAGTATCTCTTTCGGATATATCCATATCAAGATTAATGCCAGTTTCTTCTCCAATAAACTCAGGAAGTAAATAAGCGGTAGCATATGCTTTTTGTGAACCAATGAAATCAGTGATTTTTTCTACCTCCGGTGTATCAATAAAAGCACATTGTACACGTACCACATCGTTACCGTTGGTGTATAATAAATCCCCACGACCAATCAATTGGTCAGCTCCTTGTGCGTCAAGAATTGTTCTTGAATCAATTTTAGAAGTTACTCTAAAAGCAATACGAGCAGGGAAATTGGCTTTAATCAAACCTGTAATTACGTTTACGGATGGTCTTTGAGTAGCGATTATCAAGTGAATTCCAATGGCACGTGCTAATTGAGCTAAACGAGCTATTGGGATTTCTACTTCTTTTCCAGCGGTCATAATCAAATCGGCAAACTCATCGACTACAAGTATGATATAAGGTAAAAAGCGATGTCCGTTTTCTGGATTTAATTTTCTCGATTTGAATTTCTCGTTATATTCTTTGATATTTCGAACCATTGCATCTTTCAATAAAGAATAACGGTTATCCATCTCTACACAAAGAGAATTTAAAGTATTTACTACTTTGGTATTATCAGTGATAATGGCGTCTTCCGAATCAGGAAGCATAGCCAAATAATGTCTTTCAATTTTATTAAAAAGGGTAAGTTCAACTTTTTTCGGGTCAACCAAAACAAATTTGACTTCAGCTGGATGTTTTTTGTATAACAAAGAAGTAAGTACAGCATTCAAACCAACCGATTTTCCTTGTCCTGTTGCTCCTGCCATTAATAAGTGAGGCATTTTGGCTAAGTCCACGACAAAAGTTTCGTTCGAAATGGTTTTACCAAGAGCGATAGGTAATTCCATTTCGGCTTCTTGGAATTTAGCCGAACCAATCACGCTTTTCATTGAAACCATGGTTGGGTTTTTGTTTGGCACTTCGATACCAATAGTTCCTTTTCCAGGAATAGGAGCGATGATACGAATACCTAATGCCGAAAGTGATAGGGCAATATCATCTTCTAGGCTTTTAATTTTTGAAATACGAATACCAGCTTCGGGTACGATTTCATATAGGGTAACAGAGGGGCCAACAGTGGCTTTAATCTGTGCAATTTCAATTTTGTAATTGCGAAGGGTATCTACAATTTTGTTTTTATTTTCTTCTAGTTCTTCTTGATTAATGGTAATTCCACCAGTAGAATATTCTTTTAATAAATCAAGAGTTGGGTATTTGTAATTAGATAAATCCAAAGTTGGGTCAAACAGTCCAAAATCAGAAACTAGTCTTGATGCAAGATTTTCTTCGATGATATCTTCTTCGGGAGCAGTTTCGATAACAAAATCTTCTGAATGAGTTGAAGGTTCTGCTACAATTTTCTCGAATGGAGGAGGGGTAACGGCATCTAATTTAATTTCAGAGGAATTTTGTATCGTAGGCTTTAATTCTTCTTTATTGATTTCAAACTGTGGTTTTTTGGTGTGTAAAGTCATTTCCTCTTCAGGAACTGCAAATTCTTCCAAATTATAGCTTGCATCAGTTTTAGTATTATTAATAGAGGCCAAATCCGTTTTTAGTTCTTTTTTTGATTTTTCAAAAAAGGATTGAATCTTTTGTGGTGAAAGTTGGAGTTTGAAAATTACATAGATAACCACACCAAAAAGTAATACTAATAAAGTCCCTGTTTTTCCAATATAATCTTGAAGAAGTAAGTTTAGTTCATAGCCTACAACGCCACCTAATTCTGGTAATGAAGTAGCAAAAAAGCTAAATAAAACCGAAAGTATGATAAGAACAAATAAATCCCAAAACCAAATTCCTTTTAGTTTTTTGGCAGAAAGTCCAAGAATCATAAAAGTTCCAGTTAGGAAAAATAGTCTAACAAATAGAAAAGAAGCCAAACCAAAACCTTGATAAACGATTAAGTCGGCAAGATAGGCTCCAAATTTCCCTAGCCAATTCCGAACGGTTTCGGAACGGTCCGTTAGTTCGGTTATAGCGCTTTGGTCTTCTTGACCATAAATGAAAAAGGAGGTAAAAGCAACTAGTAAAGCGATTGAAAATAATACAAAAAGACAGCCCAAAACAATTTTGTGCTGTCTCGTCATTTTCCATGATTTAGTTTCTTTAGTCTCTGAATTGTTTTTCTTGTCTAAAGTTTCTTTTCTTGATTTTGCCATTCTTGATGTACTATAGCCTATAGAAATAAAGGCACATATATGATTAAACCGATAATGATTGCTGTGATAGCAGCAAAAAAGACTGCTCCTGCAGCAATGTCTTTTATAAAACCTATTCTTTCATGATAATCAGGATGGATGAAGTCTGCAATTTTTTCAACAGCAGTATTCAAGCCTTCAATACTCAAAACTAAGCCAATGGCTAAAGTTTGAAAAAGCCATTCTGTAGCAGAAATACCAAAATATAAACCAGCAATTGTCAACAAAATTCCTGTTGAAAATTGAACCATAACACTGTGTTCGGTTGTGATTAATTTGATAGCACCTTTGACAGCAAAAGTAACGCTTTTAAGCCTTCCGGTAAAGAAGGTGTTGTCTTTTTGAAACTCCATTAATGTTTGATTAAAGTACCGCTAAAGCAGCTTCGTAATTAGGTTCGTCAACAATTTCGCCTACTTGTTCTGTGTGAAGAATAGTTCCGTCAGCATCAGCTACTATAATTGCACGTGAATGTAATCCTTTAAGTGGTCCATCAACAATTTCTAATCCATTCGTTTTTCCGAAACTACCTTCTTGGAAGTCTGAAAGGTTTACTACGTTTGCAATTCCTTCAGCTCCACAAAAACGTTTTTGAGCAAAAGGCAAATCTCTTGAAATACACAATACTACTGTATCGTTTAATTGGGCTGCAGTTTCGTTAAATTTTCTAACTGAAGTAGCGCAAGTTCCTGTGTCAATACTAGGGAATATGTTTAAAACTAATTTTTTATTTGCAAAAGAGTCTAAAGTAGCAACCGAAAGGTCCTCTTGTACTAATTTGAAATCAGCCAGTTTAGAACCAACTTTTGGTAATTCACTGATCGTGTTTATTGCATTACCTTTTAATGTAATTGAAGCCATATGTATTATTTTTATTGAGGTTCAAAAGTATGAAATTTATTTAAGAATTAAGTTTTAAAACAAAAAAAACGCACCTAAATTTAGTATGCGTTTCTTTGTAAAAATGTAAAAACAGAGTCTATTATTTGTCTATTGAGCCCATAACGCGTTTCATGAAAGTATTTAGGGCCTCTTTTTTGTCAGTTCCGCTTTTTACTAATTTATTCACTTCGAGGGCGCCATACATATTCGAAATTAACTCACCTATAACATCAAGTTCTTCGTCTTTTAAAGAAGGAATTTCAGTCATTGCTTCTAGTACTTCAATCGTTTCTATGATGTAATCTTGATCGTTTTCTTCGATAAATTGGGTAAGATGTTTTATTACAGGTAGTTTCATTTTTTAAATTGTTTAATTGGTTATTTGTTTAACCGTTTAACCGATTAAACAATTCAACGACTAAGCTATTTCGTTAACTAATTCAATTAGTACTTCTTGTTTATTCGTTTGTGTTTCGTTTACTAATTTTCCGTCTACAAAAGTGGCAAAAGTAGGCAAGTTGCTTACATTAGCTAGTTTGCGAGATTCAGGGAAATTTTCAGCATCTACAAGTGCAAAAGTGATGTTTTCGTTTTCGGTTGCTAATTTTTTAAATTTAGGTTTCATGATACGGCAGTTCCCACACCATGAAGCTGAAAATTGAACCACTACTTTATTGTTTTCGGCAACTAAGTTTGCCAAGGTATCTTCGTTTAATTCGATTAACATAAAAGTTTGTTTTTAATGATGAATTGAATAAGTTTCAAATCCAAATTTCAATTAGGATTTAAGAAATTCCAATTTTTTAAATTCCAAATTCCAAGTAAAAAATATTTTAATTTTAAAATCTTTATTTCATTATCCAAATTGTAATTTGGAATTTTAAAAAAAATGGATTTTCTATTTTTACTATTGGAATTTGGAATTTTTAAAATTTGGAATTTATTTTAGTTCGCGCTCAAGTAAGCTGCAGTACTGATTCTATCAGCGCTCATTGCTTCTTTACCAGCTTCCCAGTTAGCAGGACAAACTTCTCCTTTTTCTTGGATATGAGCATAAGCATCAATCATACGTAAATATTCGTTTACGTTACGACCTAATGGCATATCGTTTACACTTTCGTGGAAAATTTTTCCAGTTTCGTCAATAAGGTAAGTAGCTCTAAACGTTACATTTGATCCTTCAATGATTAAAGAATCTGTTTCTTCATTGTACTCAGAAGATTCGATATCTAAAATTCCTAATGCAGAAGAAAGATTACGAGTAGTATCAGCTAAAATTGGATAGGTTACACCTTCAATTCCACCATTGTTTTTTGGAGTGTTTAACCAAGCAAAGTGTACTTCGTTAGAATCACAAGAAGCACCAATAACGATTGTGTTTCTTTTGTCAAATTCTGGTAATGCAGCTTGAAAAGCGTGTAATTCTGTTGGGCATACAAAAGTGAAATCTTTTGGGTACCAGAACAAAAGTACTTTTTTGTTGTTTTTTGTAGCTTCTTCAAAAACGTTGATTTTCAAATTGTCTCCCATTTCTGAGATAGCGTCGATTGCAATACTTGGGAATTTTTTTCCTACTAATGCCATAATGTTATGATTTTATAATTAAATTTCTATGCGGCAAAAATAAGAGATATAAGACTGTGATAACAATCAATTCCGATTATAAAATTTTATATTACAATAGTGTTTGACTATTTTTAATTAATTTTTCTGGGTAAGTTCTTTTAAATTAGTGGTTTATATTT is from Flavobacterium sp. NG2 and encodes:
- the ribB gene encoding 3,4-dihydroxy-2-butanone-4-phosphate synthase translates to MVSNKIQLNTIEEAIEDIRQGKVIIVVDDEDRENEGDFLAAAEKVTPEMINFMATHGRGLICTPLTESRCKELGLHVMVNNNTDHMETAFTVSVDLKGNGVTTGISASDRAKTTLALVDQNTKPHDLARPGHIFPLVAKQGGVLRRTGHTEAAIDFARLAGFKSAGVICEILNEDGTMARLPQLVKVAKKFDLKLVSIEDLVAYRMQHDSLIIKKEDFDIHTRFGTFRLRAYQQTTNKQIHIALTKGTWNLGDPILTRIHSSQVNNDLLGTLTNNVDQQLDDMFKVINDHGKGAFIFINQDMQAVNLLSRLTELKTLQESGEMKAPKIVIDSKDFGIGAQILHDIDISKIRLVSNSVQGKRVGMIGYGLEITEYVNY
- a CDS encoding LptF/LptG family permease; the protein is MKILDKYLLKTFLITFATVFVILFFIFILQTIWLFIAELAGKDLDIAMIIKFLMFSMPRIVPLVLPLSILLASIMTFGNLAENYEFAAMKSSGISLQRALRPLTIFICLLSIVAFLFANNVIPYAEYKFINFRKNIAQVKPAMAITEGQFSDVGIYNIKVNKKSGENGNSLTGITIHKKSSMGDGSKIVIKAKDGELISNEQSSILKLVLNDGNYYEDVIPKRYEDRLKLPFAKSSFKKYTINIDLSQLNKADANEQNVSNTNTMLTVNELNYTLDSLQKNMKTEVVSFTENINLQTGITNLMNSKNNINPPVKDSIKKLKEIPKDILSLFKNSEKMNILTTASSNLVSIGYNIDASKANLENKQKSINNHFLAYYDKFVIAFACFLMFFIGAPLGAIIRKGGLGLPIVFAILIFISFHFINTFGKRISQEDGLSPFLGAWMSSFILAPLAIFLTYRATNDIGLINIDVITAPIQNIFKKFFQKQK
- a CDS encoding LolA family protein — encoded protein: MQLNIQKSNGNFATIMTKKIIPILFVVFSCISLQAQDKKAKALLDQVTAKVKSYNTIAIDFKYCLNNAKENINQDSKGNVTMKGNQYVLNFMGITKIFDGKKTYTIVPEDEEVTISSFNEKDDNAITPSKMLTFFNSGYRYSMDIIQDVRGRKIQYIKLVPTNTKDQRKEILLGIDVQTKHIYNLIEIGKKGTKTTLTVNSFKTNQPLSKNHFTFAQSKYPNYYINKLD
- a CDS encoding DNA translocase FtsK, producing MAKSRKETLDKKNNSETKETKSWKMTRQHKIVLGCLFVLFSIALLVAFTSFFIYGQEDQSAITELTDRSETVRNWLGKFGAYLADLIVYQGFGLASFLFVRLFFLTGTFMILGLSAKKLKGIWFWDLFVLIILSVLFSFFATSLPELGGVVGYELNLLLQDYIGKTGTLLVLLFGVVIYVIFKLQLSPQKIQSFFEKSKKELKTDLASINNTKTDASYNLEEFAVPEEEMTLHTKKPQFEINKEELKPTIQNSSEIKLDAVTPPPFEKIVAEPSTHSEDFVIETAPEEDIIEENLASRLVSDFGLFDPTLDLSNYKYPTLDLLKEYSTGGITINQEELEENKNKIVDTLRNYKIEIAQIKATVGPSVTLYEIVPEAGIRISKIKSLEDDIALSLSALGIRIIAPIPGKGTIGIEVPNKNPTMVSMKSVIGSAKFQEAEMELPIALGKTISNETFVVDLAKMPHLLMAGATGQGKSVGLNAVLTSLLYKKHPAEVKFVLVDPKKVELTLFNKIERHYLAMLPDSEDAIITDNTKVVNTLNSLCVEMDNRYSLLKDAMVRNIKEYNEKFKSRKLNPENGHRFLPYIILVVDEFADLIMTAGKEVEIPIARLAQLARAIGIHLIIATQRPSVNVITGLIKANFPARIAFRVTSKIDSRTILDAQGADQLIGRGDLLYTNGNDVVRVQCAFIDTPEVEKITDFIGSQKAYATAYLLPEFIGEETGINLDMDISERDTLFREAAEVIVSAQQGSASLLQRKLKLGYNRAGRLIDQLEAAGIVGPFEGSKARSVNIQDLTSLEHFLNNEKNS
- a CDS encoding diacylglycerol kinase family protein: MEFQKDNTFFTGRLKSVTFAVKGAIKLITTEHSVMVQFSTGILLTIAGLYFGISATEWLFQTLAIGLVLSIEGLNTAVEKIADFIHPDYHERIGFIKDIAAGAVFFAAITAIIIGLIIYVPLFL
- the tpx gene encoding thiol peroxidase, which produces MASITLKGNAINTISELPKVGSKLADFKLVQEDLSVATLDSFANKKLVLNIFPSIDTGTCATSVRKFNETAAQLNDTVVLCISRDLPFAQKRFCGAEGIANVVNLSDFQEGSFGKTNGLEIVDGPLKGLHSRAIIVADADGTILHTEQVGEIVDEPNYEAALAVL
- a CDS encoding DUF6952 family protein, coding for MKLPVIKHLTQFIEENDQDYIIETIEVLEAMTEIPSLKDEELDVIGELISNMYGALEVNKLVKSGTDKKEALNTFMKRVMGSIDK
- a CDS encoding thioredoxin family protein is translated as MLIELNEDTLANLVAENNKVVVQFSASWCGNCRIMKPKFKKLATENENITFALVDAENFPESRKLANVSNLPTFATFVDGKLVNETQTNKQEVLIELVNEIA
- a CDS encoding peroxiredoxin — protein: MALVGKKFPSIAIDAISEMGDNLKINVFEEATKNNKKVLLFWYPKDFTFVCPTELHAFQAALPEFDKRNTIVIGASCDSNEVHFAWLNTPKNNGGIEGVTYPILADTTRNLSSALGILDIESSEYNEETDSLIIEGSNVTFRATYLIDETGKIFHESVNDMPLGRNVNEYLRMIDAYAHIQEKGEVCPANWEAGKEAMSADRISTAAYLSAN